CTAAAGGTATTTTCCGGAAACGATGATCAAGTGCTTCCTATAATGAGCTTAGGAGGAGATGGACTTATCTCGGTTACGTCTAATGTTGCCCCAAAACCTTTCGTTGAATTGACTCATAGCATTCTTAACAACGATTTAGAAAAGGCAAGAAAATTAAACAATCAATTTATGAAACTCAACAAACTTTTATTCAAAGAGGTCAACCCCATTCCTGTCAAATACGCCGTTTCTTTGTTAGGTTTATGCGAAAATGTCGTGAGATTACCGTTGGTGAAAGCAAGTCAAGAAACAGAGAAACTTCTAAAAGAAGAGATGGAAAGGTTGAATTTACTATGAAGATAGGCATAGTCGGATACAAAGGACGAATGGGAAAAGAAATAAAAGACCTCTTTGAGGAAAAGAATCATGAATTTGTCTGGGGATACGATAAAGATGGTGAGTATTTTCAAGAAACCCCCCAAATTATTATCGATTTTTCACTTCCCGAAGTTTTTGAAAAAACTGAAGATTACGTGAAAAAATTTAACGTTCCATTGATCATTGGAACAACAGGGCTTCAAGATGAACAGATTGAAGCTTTAAAGGCTTTAGCTAAAGATGTACCTGTAGTTCAAAGCTACAACTTTTCGATCGGCATACAATTGTTTCTAAAGATGGTGGACTTTTTGAAAGATAAAATCGACGGGTGGGATATTGAGATAGTTGAAACACATCATAGATTTAAAAAAGATAAGCCTTCTGGAACAGCCAAGATGATAAAAGAAAGCTTGGATAAAGATGTACCTATAAGCTCATTAAGATTGGGAAATGTAGCAGGGGATCATGTATTGTACATGGCGAACTTGGGCGAAGTTCTCAGTATTTCTCATAGGGCTTTATCAAGAAGAGCTTTCGCGGAAGGGGTCCTTAAGTCCGCAGAGTTTGTAACCAATAAAAAGAATGGGTATTTTACCTTTACAGATGTAATTTAAGCGGATCAGGTCACAGGGCGGAGCCCTCCCCCACTAGGGTCTAAGGGACCGCAGGTCCCTTCCATAAAACGGGTGGGGAGCGGGGTGAAAGGGCGCTAACAAAGTCTAAGCATAGCTTACAAAAAATAGTTTTAAAAGGGTCACAGGGCGGAGCCCTTCCCCCGCAGGGTCTAAGGGACCGTAGGTCCCTTCCATAAAACGGGTGGGGAGCGGGGTGGAAGGGTGCTAACAAAGTCTAAGCATAGCTTACAAAAAATTGTTTTAAAAGGGTCACAGGGCGGAGCCCTCCCCCACTAGGGTCTAAGGGACCGCAGGTCCCTTCCTTAAAATGGGTGGGGAACGGGGTGAAAGGGCGCTAAAACAGTTAATAGGAGGTCATCATGAACACCGAAGAAATAATAAATTTAATAGCAAACTCAAAGAAAAAGAATCCTTTAAAGATCTATATTAAAGGTAACCTCAAAGAAATAGATTTTTCCAATGTAGAATTTTACGGTAACAACGAATTCGGAATCTTGTTTTGCGAAGAAGAAGATTTCAAAACAATTTATGAGAATAATAAAGATTCTATAATTAATTACAGAATAGAAAGAGATAGAAAGAATTCAGCTATACCTTTGGCAGATTTATCTAAATACAACGCGAGAATAGAACCAGGTGCTATAATAAGGGATCTTGTGGAGATAGGCGACGGTTGTGTTATTATGATGGGTGCCGTCATCAATATAGGAGCTTGTATTAAAGAAAACACCATGATAGATATGAATGTTGTTATAGGAGGAAGGGCTCAAATAGGTAAAAATTGCCATATTGGTGCAGGAGCAGTTATAGCAGGAGTAATAGAACCACCGAGTGCTCAACCAGTGGTGATTGAGGATAATGTTCTCATTGGAGCTAACGCAGTGGTATTAGAAGGGGTCAAAGTAGGTCAGGGATCAATAATCGGTGCAGGTTCTGTTGTAATTTCTGATGTCGAACCTTACTCTGTGATAGCCGGAGTCCCTGCGAAATTCATTAAGAAGGTTGACGATAAAACAAAAGCCAAAACGCAACTTGTAGAAGGACTTAGAAATTTGAAATAATTTATTTATATAAATTTACCGGGGTGGATTACTTATGAAATTGATAGTTCAAAAGTATGGAGGAAGTTCTCTTGCAGATTCTGAAAGGTTGAACAATGTTGCCAAGAGAATATGTAACAAAGTAGAAGAAGGGTTTAAAGTATTAGTTGTGGTTTCTGCAAGAGGAGAGACCACAAATAGATTGATATCATTAGCTAAAGAAACAGTTAAAAATCCTGAGCCACGAGAATTGGATATGCTTTTAGCTACAGGAGAACAGATCAGTGCTTCGCTGTTATCGATGATGTTGAACGATAGAGGTATCAAATCAAAATCCATGAATGCCTTTCAATTAAGATTATTAACTACTTCTGACTACAATGAGGCTCAGATCAAAGCAATAAACAAAGATACAATCCACAAAAACCTTACAAACAACGATGTTTTAGTTATTACAGGATTTCAAGGTGTTACAGAAGAAGGAGATTTAACAACCTTGGGAAGAGGGGGTTCTGATACTTCCGCGGTGGCTCTAGCCGCTTCTCTAAACGTTAAATGTGAAATTTACAGTAATTTTGCCGGTATTTATACCGTTGATCCAAAGATTTATCCCCAAGCAAAAAAATTAAAGTACGTTACTTACGATGAAATGCTAGAAATGGCGGCTTTAGGAGCGAAAGTATTGCACCCAAGGTCGGTAGAAATCGCTAAAAAGTTTAATGTGGAGTTATACTGTGCATCGTCTTTTTCAGATGAGGAGGGAAGTTACGTGGTCGATAATTACAACGAATATATAGAAGAACCTGTTGTAACCGGTTTAAGTGTGGATGAAAATCAAATTCAAGTCACTATTTTTAATCTTCCAACGGGCCATTTTTTTATTAATAAAATTTTTGAAATCGCCGCCAACAAAAACTTAAACATTGATATGATATCCGTTATAAAAAATAATGAAAAAGTTGATATCTCTTTCAGCATCGTAGACAGTGTAATCGATAATTTTAGAGAACTTTTAAATGAATCCATTAAAAATTATCAAGAGAATTTTATCGATTTTAAAAATGATTTAGTTAAAATCTCAGTAGTTGGAATAGGTATGAAAAAGGCAAGAGGGGTGGCTTCCCGGTTTTTTAAGGCTATTGAAGATATCCCTATTTTTTTGGTGACTACTTCGGAAATAAAAATTTCATGTTTGATTCCAAAAGAGTATAAACAAAAAGCTGTTGAAAGTTTAGCAAAGGAGTTTGATTTATGAGCCTACTAAAAGTCTACAATCCGTTTCCAATAAAAATTGATAGAGCGGAAGGTTGTTACATTTACGATAAAACTGGGAAGGCGTTTATGGACACATTTGCTGGAATAGGAGTAATGAGTTTTGGACATTCTCACCCATCTTTGTTACAAGCTTTGAAGGAAAAGATGGATAGATATATGCACACCTCTAATTTTTTTCTCGATGAAGATGCCATTTTCGTATCAGAAAAACTAGTTAATTTCACGGGGAAGAATGGTACAGTTTACTTCAGTAATTCTGGAGCAGAGGCAACAGAGGCTGCTTTAAAAGCTATTAAAAAAAGAGCAACAGATAGAAGGAATAAGATCGTTTTTTTCGAGAATGGTTTTCACGGTAGAACTTTAGGTGCACTTTCTATAAACGGTTTTAAAGATCTAAGAAAACCCTTTGAACCCTTGCTTCCCAACACTATAGAACTGAAGTATAACGATGTTGAGGATTTAAGTAGATACTTCGATCTATTTGGAGAAGAAACGTTGGCTGTTTTTGTAGAACCGATTCTGGGATCAGGCGGAATAGTATCAATCAAACCAGAATTTGCATCTCTGATAGAGGACTTAAAAAAGAAATATAATTTTATTTTAGTCTGCGATGAGGTTCAAGCCGGGCTTGGGCGAACGGGAAAAATTTTTTCATATCAGCATTTTGGGCTGTCTCCTAATATTATAACCATTGGGAAATCCATAGGCGGTGGCATACCTTTGGGGGGGGCGATATTTCTTGAAAATCTATCTCAGGCTTTTGAAAAAGGAGAACACGGCTCAACTTTTGCTCCAAATCCTGTAGCCCTTGCGGGAGCTAGGTTCGTTGTGGAAAACATTCCTTCTCTTCTGAAAGATGTTGAAGAAAAAGGAAATTACATAATGCAATATTTAAGAGAGAAAAATTTTGAAAAAGTAAAAGAAGTTCGAGGCAAAGGTTTGATGATTGGCATAGAGTTAAAAGAAGAGGACCCTCAAATGAGGGAAAAAGGTCTACAAGAGGGCCTTTTGTTGAATGTACTCCATAATAGTGTGATTCGTCTACTGCCTCCTTTAAATATTGAATATAACGATATCGAAAAGATGTTGACAAAATTAGAGAAGGTTTTAAAATGATCCTTTCACCGTACGAATTGAGACATAAAATACATGAGAATCCAGAATTATCTCTTGAAGAGTATCAAACTACAGAATTATTGGAAAGAACCATAAAAGAAGCCGCTTCCTTTTACAATGTTGATATTAACGTATATAGACCTCTAAAAACAGGGCTTATTGTTGAGTATAATGGCGACAGTGGCGATGAGTACCTTCTTTTTAGGGCAGATATCGATGCTTTAAATATAAAAGAAAAGACCGACGTTGATTTCAAATCAAAAAAAGAATACATGCACGCATGTGGTCATGACGTTCATACTGCTATTTTGTATGGTTTTTTTATCAACGTAATAAAAAATAAAGTAAAAAAAAATATAATATTTTTATTTCAACCTGCAGAAGAATCAAAGGGTGGAGCCCAAAAGGTCATCGAAAGTGGAATATTGGATAAATTCAATATAAAAGCGGCTTTCGCCCTACACGTCAACGATGACTTCCCCCTGGGGACCATCGCTTCAACGCGTGGTACGCTTTTTGCTTCAGCCCTTGAGTTCTTTGTGGATTTTGAAGGTGTTTCTTCACATCTTGCCTTTCCCCATCAATCTAAAAATGCATTAAACGCCCTTCGCATATTTTTAGATGTGCTTGATAAACTTCCAAAAAATCCCATGGAACCTTTTGTAATCGGCGTTGGTAAAGTAAGTGCAGGTAGCGCGATCAACATTCTACCAGGGAACTCCCATGTTGAAGGAAGTATCAGAGGTGTTAATTCCGAAAATAGCCTAAAATATTTCGAAGATATGAAAAATATACTGTCAGGGATAAAGACCATGACAGGGGTTGATTATTCGTTAAGCAAAGGGTCTTTCTATTCGGAAGTCGTTAACGATTCTTTGCTATACGACAAATTTATTCCTAAACTCTCAAAAACCTTTAATTTTATTGACTGTGGCTTAAAAATGACGGGTGAGGATTTTGGCTTTATATCAAGAAAATATCCCGCACTAATGTGTTGGTTAGGGAGTTCCAAAGGCGAACACCACGGTCTTCATAACCCTGAATTTTTGCCTCCCGATGAGGTAATAGATGTTGGGATAAAGGTTTTTGAAACATTTTTAGATTAAGGATTCAATTCAAAAAAACATCTGGCTAGTTCAAAATCCTTTTTTTTCGTTAGTTTGATGTTATTTTTATGATCTTCCACAATCGATGTTTCATAACCAGCATGAATAAATATAGATGCGTCATCTGTGAAAGAAGATAAGATCTTTTCCACATTTTGATAAGCTTTAAGTAATTTGGCAAAATCGAAAGTTTGAGGGGTATGATGCAGATAAATCTGGGATCTTTCTAAAGTTTTTAAAATCCGACCGTTATTGACTTGAGAAACCGTGTTTTCTGCCATTTCTGCCAAAACAGCCCCTCCTATGTCTTTTGCTTCGTAGATGCTTTCATCTATTTTTTTAATATCAACGAAAGGTCTTACGGCATCGTGAATGCAAACTAAATCAGGCTTATTATCTTTTTTACTCAAATACAACAGGGCGTTATAAACGCTTTCTTGTCTGCTGCTACCGCCAATTACCACATTCTCAAATTTTGAGAAGATTTTAACTTCTTTTTCTGTTAAATCCACGTAGTTTCTATGAGATACCACGAGAAACTTATCTATTAATTTTGACTGCTGGAATTTTTCAGCTGATATTCTCAATATTGTTTTGTTATTTAATTTTACAAATTGTTTTGGAATTTCAAACCCCGCTCTTTTCCCTTCTCCAGCTGCTACTATAATCGCATAAACCATTTTCTTCACCCTTTATTATTTTTTGTATTTTAAAAAATAGATTTAGTAGAACTTCATCTTTTTTTTAAATAATTAATTTAACTTTTGATATAATAGATTGATAAACTTATTATAATATATTTTTGGCAGAATTGTGCGCACGGTGGGGTCACA
The DNA window shown above is from Petrotoga mexicana DSM 14811 and carries:
- a CDS encoding 4-hydroxy-tetrahydrodipicolinate reductase, giving the protein MKIGIVGYKGRMGKEIKDLFEEKNHEFVWGYDKDGEYFQETPQIIIDFSLPEVFEKTEDYVKKFNVPLIIGTTGLQDEQIEALKALAKDVPVVQSYNFSIGIQLFLKMVDFLKDKIDGWDIEIVETHHRFKKDKPSGTAKMIKESLDKDVPISSLRLGNVAGDHVLYMANLGEVLSISHRALSRRAFAEGVLKSAEFVTNKKNGYFTFTDVI
- the dapD gene encoding 2,3,4,5-tetrahydropyridine-2,6-dicarboxylate N-acetyltransferase, which gives rise to MNTEEIINLIANSKKKNPLKIYIKGNLKEIDFSNVEFYGNNEFGILFCEEEDFKTIYENNKDSIINYRIERDRKNSAIPLADLSKYNARIEPGAIIRDLVEIGDGCVIMMGAVINIGACIKENTMIDMNVVIGGRAQIGKNCHIGAGAVIAGVIEPPSAQPVVIEDNVLIGANAVVLEGVKVGQGSIIGAGSVVISDVEPYSVIAGVPAKFIKKVDDKTKAKTQLVEGLRNLK
- a CDS encoding aspartate kinase → MKLIVQKYGGSSLADSERLNNVAKRICNKVEEGFKVLVVVSARGETTNRLISLAKETVKNPEPRELDMLLATGEQISASLLSMMLNDRGIKSKSMNAFQLRLLTTSDYNEAQIKAINKDTIHKNLTNNDVLVITGFQGVTEEGDLTTLGRGGSDTSAVALAASLNVKCEIYSNFAGIYTVDPKIYPQAKKLKYVTYDEMLEMAALGAKVLHPRSVEIAKKFNVELYCASSFSDEEGSYVVDNYNEYIEEPVVTGLSVDENQIQVTIFNLPTGHFFINKIFEIAANKNLNIDMISVIKNNEKVDISFSIVDSVIDNFRELLNESIKNYQENFIDFKNDLVKISVVGIGMKKARGVASRFFKAIEDIPIFLVTTSEIKISCLIPKEYKQKAVESLAKEFDL
- a CDS encoding aspartate aminotransferase family protein; this encodes MSLLKVYNPFPIKIDRAEGCYIYDKTGKAFMDTFAGIGVMSFGHSHPSLLQALKEKMDRYMHTSNFFLDEDAIFVSEKLVNFTGKNGTVYFSNSGAEATEAALKAIKKRATDRRNKIVFFENGFHGRTLGALSINGFKDLRKPFEPLLPNTIELKYNDVEDLSRYFDLFGEETLAVFVEPILGSGGIVSIKPEFASLIEDLKKKYNFILVCDEVQAGLGRTGKIFSYQHFGLSPNIITIGKSIGGGIPLGGAIFLENLSQAFEKGEHGSTFAPNPVALAGARFVVENIPSLLKDVEEKGNYIMQYLREKNFEKVKEVRGKGLMIGIELKEEDPQMREKGLQEGLLLNVLHNSVIRLLPPLNIEYNDIEKMLTKLEKVLK
- a CDS encoding amidohydrolase — its product is MILSPYELRHKIHENPELSLEEYQTTELLERTIKEAASFYNVDINVYRPLKTGLIVEYNGDSGDEYLLFRADIDALNIKEKTDVDFKSKKEYMHACGHDVHTAILYGFFINVIKNKVKKNIIFLFQPAEESKGGAQKVIESGILDKFNIKAAFALHVNDDFPLGTIASTRGTLFASALEFFVDFEGVSSHLAFPHQSKNALNALRIFLDVLDKLPKNPMEPFVIGVGKVSAGSAINILPGNSHVEGSIRGVNSENSLKYFEDMKNILSGIKTMTGVDYSLSKGSFYSEVVNDSLLYDKFIPKLSKTFNFIDCGLKMTGEDFGFISRKYPALMCWLGSSKGEHHGLHNPEFLPPDEVIDVGIKVFETFLD
- the ispD gene encoding 2-C-methyl-D-erythritol 4-phosphate cytidylyltransferase — encoded protein: MVYAIIVAAGEGKRAGFEIPKQFVKLNNKTILRISAEKFQQSKLIDKFLVVSHRNYVDLTEKEVKIFSKFENVVIGGSSRQESVYNALLYLSKKDNKPDLVCIHDAVRPFVDIKKIDESIYEAKDIGGAVLAEMAENTVSQVNNGRILKTLERSQIYLHHTPQTFDFAKLLKAYQNVEKILSSFTDDASIFIHAGYETSIVEDHKNNIKLTKKKDFELARCFFELNP